From Deinococcus yavapaiensis KR-236, one genomic window encodes:
- a CDS encoding GntR family transcriptional regulator, translating into MSVRWSAPRQRDAVRRGGASARSYQFRKRRGMLETMTKLDRSPSSSALEFAPRYLQVQQMLREMIERAEYGPGDKVPSERELAEQLGVSRMTVRKAMDNLVRLGLLERDGTAGTRVSAPKVSRVLNDDRLNSITQMVAATGGTAGGRLLDFRVAPASSKVAEKLEVPLGSAAVVLRRLRLVNDVPFCLETSYLPSARVPDLAAEDLLGNQSLYGVLRERFGIEVGVGDSSIAVRPATGDEAGMLGLDEGQAVLLYRSVVRDPSGVPFEYVKSVNHPHLVVFQIGERDRGGAAP; encoded by the coding sequence ATGAGCGTTCGCTGGAGTGCGCCTCGACAACGTGACGCCGTCCGGCGGGGCGGGGCGAGCGCGCGGTCCTACCAATTTCGCAAGCGGCGCGGCATGCTAGAGACGATGACGAAGCTGGACCGTTCCCCGTCCTCGTCGGCGCTCGAGTTCGCGCCTCGCTACTTGCAGGTGCAGCAGATGCTTCGCGAGATGATCGAGCGGGCCGAGTACGGACCGGGCGACAAGGTGCCGTCCGAGCGGGAACTCGCCGAGCAACTGGGCGTGAGCCGTATGACGGTCCGCAAGGCGATGGACAACCTCGTTCGCCTGGGCTTGCTGGAGCGGGACGGCACGGCGGGCACGCGGGTGAGCGCGCCGAAAGTCAGCCGCGTGCTCAACGACGACCGGCTCAACAGCATCACGCAGATGGTCGCGGCGACGGGCGGAACGGCCGGGGGACGTCTGCTGGACTTTCGCGTGGCGCCCGCTTCGAGCAAGGTCGCCGAGAAGCTGGAGGTGCCGCTTGGAAGCGCGGCCGTGGTGTTGCGCCGCTTGCGCTTGGTGAACGACGTGCCCTTCTGTCTGGAGACGAGTTACCTGCCGTCGGCCCGCGTGCCGGACTTGGCGGCCGAGGACTTGCTGGGCAACCAGTCGTTGTACGGAGTGCTGCGCGAGCGTTTCGGCATCGAGGTGGGCGTGGGCGACAGCAGCATCGCCGTGCGACCGGCGACGGGCGACGAGGCGGGCATGCTGGGCTTGGACGAGGGGCAGGCGGTGCTGCTGTACCGCTCGGTCGTGCGCGATCCCTCTGGGGTGCCGTTCGAGTACGTGAAGTCGGTGAATCATCCGCACCTCGTGGTGTTTCAAATTGGCGAGCGGGACCGTGGTGGCGCGGCACCTTGA
- a CDS encoding SIS domain-containing protein, which produces MTRTTSVTAVRAAPIDHARITDGLAEALRVKNEAARLGMALAPTVDRVYLVACGAPNRVMLALEYWLDQTRTQLHVKRFFPAEFVTLEPRLDERTLVILASKSGTTRETVDAARYLQDKPCQTLAVTSTADALLARAAKRTLLIGDTEQAHTGIFIALQALVGGLMHARDGWPHLDALLRSLDALPEVLVEAARQNDARALEDARTYQHDRTLYHLASGPMFATAYVFGVCMLMEMQWMHSIPVEAAEWFHGPFEILDASTPVMLLLGEDPSRPLAERALAFCKKYSSRLMIYDSLDYPMHGIDPVIRPIVAPFVLQAALNRFAEHLSELHGHHLDTRRYMWVTEY; this is translated from the coding sequence ATGACAAGGACCACCAGCGTGACCGCCGTTCGAGCGGCCCCGATCGACCATGCCCGCATCACCGACGGCCTCGCCGAGGCCCTCCGCGTCAAGAACGAAGCCGCTCGGCTCGGCATGGCGCTCGCGCCGACCGTCGACCGCGTCTACCTCGTCGCCTGCGGCGCCCCAAACCGCGTCATGCTCGCTTTGGAGTACTGGCTCGACCAAACGCGCACCCAACTGCACGTCAAACGGTTCTTTCCCGCCGAATTCGTCACCCTCGAACCTCGGCTGGACGAGCGCACCCTCGTCATCCTCGCCTCGAAGTCCGGCACCACCCGCGAAACCGTCGACGCCGCGCGGTACCTGCAAGACAAGCCGTGCCAGACGCTCGCCGTCACGAGCACCGCCGACGCGCTCCTCGCGCGCGCCGCCAAGCGCACCTTGCTGATCGGTGACACCGAGCAGGCGCACACCGGCATCTTCATCGCCTTGCAAGCGCTCGTCGGGGGCCTCATGCACGCCCGAGACGGCTGGCCACACCTCGACGCCCTGCTGCGCTCGCTCGACGCGCTGCCCGAGGTGCTCGTCGAGGCCGCCCGCCAAAACGACGCGCGAGCGCTCGAGGACGCGCGCACGTACCAGCACGACCGCACGTTGTACCATCTCGCGTCCGGCCCCATGTTCGCCACCGCCTACGTCTTCGGCGTGTGCATGCTCATGGAGATGCAGTGGATGCACAGCATTCCCGTCGAAGCTGCCGAGTGGTTCCACGGTCCCTTCGAGATTCTCGACGCGTCCACGCCTGTCATGCTGCTCCTCGGCGAAGACCCCAGCCGTCCCCTCGCCGAGCGCGCGCTCGCCTTTTGCAAAAAGTACAGCTCGCGCCTCATGATCTACGACTCGCTCGATTACCCCATGCACGGAATCGATCCCGTGATTCGCCCGATCGTCGCGCCGTTCGTGCTGCAAGCCGCCCTCAACCGCTTCGCCGAGCACCTCTCGGAGTTGCACGGCCATCACCTCGACACCCGCCGCTACATGTGGGTCACCGAGTACTGA